A single region of the Acanthopagrus latus isolate v.2019 chromosome 11, fAcaLat1.1, whole genome shotgun sequence genome encodes:
- the LOC119028423 gene encoding protein MLP2-like, whose translation MDREERSEKRIRGGKEKKRSQQIQNTEVPQERHLGDMENNPVMDEFALLAIQRNMRHELRDHMVKLTKGRTEGRVNLEIKEDALTNILDQLRGKKTWSHEKELMEKQICALKKQFNTRTKTDTKDLKSQVQMLCKKLSLTLEDIDEKKSQLKLLQKALDDLPTMKTEEVIKYFESLQHRQAESVENIETKPVWVQLEKVKADNTVLQQKVCELDSEACRLKELRSQETQRFKSIIERLQLELYNKNPAEFEAHLNANQLEERLVNERIKVLELQDRLDKKKEAFQNLEKDAKRAIKATQTALKKAEDLLETGRLCWQQEKSSLLEEMERSRALHVAQLDEEKHKNDTLVATLKDLKQQLDSHRSEWREEKASLVQATEDRKKTVQDMQVVETMERSQASQQAQHEEQKEETRKLAAAMKKAEDLLETERFWWQVEKEVEISRALHMAQLEEKKHKNDILVALETERLCSGWMKTTLLEERRKQEEATALLVDQLDKLKHENDTLVAALRNAEQELKTSPIQASEEEEWGETESPTQALLGDLVSKKKKKKK comes from the exons ATGGATCGTGAAGAGAGAAGTGAGAAGAGAATTCGTggaggaaaggagaagaaaagaagccagcagatacaaaacacagaagtcCCGCAGGAGAGACATTTGGGAGACATGGAAAACAATCCCGTGATGGACGAATTTGCTCTGCTTGCCATCCAAAGAAACATGAGGCATGAACTCAGGGATCACATGGTGAAGCTCACCAAAGGTAGAACTGAGGGCAGAGTCAATTTGGAAATCAAGGAGGATGCGCTGACTAATATCCTTGAtcagctcagaggaaaaaaaacatggagccATGAGAAAGAGCTGATGGAGAAACAGATATGTGCCctgaaaaaacagtttaatacCCGCACCAAGACGGACACCAAGGATTTGAAATCACAGGTCCAAATGCTCTGTAAGAAACTGTCTCTCACTCTGGAAGATATTGATGAGAAGAAGTCTCAGCTCAAGCTCCTTCAGAAAGCATTGGATGATTTGCCTACtatgaagacagaggaggtgatAAAATACTTCGAGTCACTGCAACACAGACAGGCCGAGTCAGTGGAGAACATTGAGACCAAGCCTGTTTGGGTCCAACTGGAGAAAGTGAAGGCTGACAATACGGTTCTTCAACAGAAAGTATGCGAATTGGATAGTGAAGCCTGTCGTTTAAAGGAGCTGCgatcacaggaaacacaacgTTTCAAGTCAATTATTGAGCGCCTACAGTTGGAGCTCTATAACAAAAACCCAGCGGAGTTTGAGGCTCACTTGAATGCAAATCAGCTGGAAGAAAGACTTGTAAATGAGAGAATTAAAGTTCTGGAGTTGCAGGACAGACTGGACAAGAAAAAGGAAGCTTTTCAAAACCTAGAGAAAGATGCTAAGAGGGCCATAAAAGCAACCCAGACTGCCctgaaaaaggcagaggatcTGCTGGAGACTGGgcgcctctgctggcagcaggagaaatcctccctgctggaggagatggagagatcCAGAGCTCTCCACGTGGCTCAGCTGGACgaggagaaacacaagaacGACACCCTTGTGGCTACACTGAAGGACCTTaagcagcagctggacagc CATCGTTCTGAGTGGCGGGAGGAAAAGGCGTCGCTTGTTCAGGCCACAGAAGACCGTAAGAAGACTGTGCAGGATATGCAAGTTGTGGAGACTAtggaaagatctcaggcttCTCAACAAGCCCAGCATGAGGAACAGaaggaggaaaccaggaagtTGGCCGCTGCcatgaaaaaggcagaggatcTGCTGGAGACTGAGCGCTTCTGGTGGCAGGTGGAGAAAGAGGTGGAGATATCCAGAGCTCTCCACATGGCTCAGCtggaagagaagaaacacaagaatGACATCCTTGTGGCCCTGGAGACTGAGCGCCTCTGCTCGGGGTGGATGAAAACCACTCTGttggaggaaaggaggaagcaggaggaagCCACAGCTCTACTTGTGGATCAACTGGACAAGCTGAAACACGAGAACGACACCCTGGTGGCTGCTCTGAGGAATGCTGAGCAGGAGTTAAAGACATCCCCCATTCAggcctcagaggaggaggagtggggcGAGACAGAAAGCCCCACGCAAGCCCTGCTGGGAGATCTCgtcagcaagaagaagaaaaagaagaaatga